Proteins encoded by one window of Arachis hypogaea cultivar Tifrunner chromosome 1, arahy.Tifrunner.gnm2.J5K5, whole genome shotgun sequence:
- the LOC112800824 gene encoding probable xyloglucan endotransglucosylase/hydrolase protein 6 translates to MATFYPLIRNGGGSLFLILLSWVFLVSSLLCVLGRPATFEQDFRATWSESHIRHTDQGRTIQLMLDRSSGCGFASKVKYMFGRVSMKIKLVPGDSAGTVTAFYMNSDTDSVRDELDFEFLGNRSGQPYTVQTNVYAHGKGDREQRVNLWFDPSADFHTYTILWNHKHIVFSVDDFPIRVYKNNEAKGVPYPKMQAMGVYSTLWEADNWATRGGLEKIDWSKAPFNAYYKDFDIEGCSVPGPASCASNPSNWWEGAAYQELSAIQARRYRWVRINHVVYDYCQDKSRFPVTPPECLAGI, encoded by the exons ATGGCCACCTTTTATCCTCTCATTAGAAATGGTGGTGGTTCATTATTTCTAATACTGCTATCATGGGTTTTCCTAGTATCTTCTTTATTATGTGTTTTGGGACGACCAGCCACTTTTGAGCAAGACTTTAGAGCCACGTGGTCTGAGTCTCATATCAGGCATACTGATCAAGGCAGAACAATCCAACTCATGCTCGACCGAAGCTCCG GATGTGGGTTTGCTTCCAAGGTGAAGTACATGTTTGGGCGTGTTAGCATGAAGATCAAACTCGTCCCTGGAGACTCTGCTGGCACCGTCACCGCATTTTAC ATGAATTCTGATACAGATTCTGTTCGTGATGAGCTGGACTTCGAGTTCTTGGGGAACAGGAGTGGACAGCCATACACGGTTCAAACAAACGTATATGCTCATGGAAAGGGTGATAGAGAGCAAAGGGTCAACCTCTGGTTTGATCCTTCTGCTGATTTCCATACCTACACTATTCTCTGGAACCATAAACATATTGT ATTTTCCGTGGACGATTTCCCCATCAGAGTATACAAGAACAACGAAGCGAAAGGGGTGCCATACCCAAAGATGCAAGCCATGGGAGTGTACTCAACACTATGGGAAGCAGATAACTGGGCAACAAGAGGTGGGTTAGAGAAAATCGATTGGAGCAAAGCACCCTTCAATGCCTACTACAAAGACTTCGACATTGAAGGGTGTTCAGTTCCGGGTCCGGCAAGCTGCGCCTCCAACCCGAGTAACTGGTGGGAAGGCGCAGCCTACCAAGAACTTAGTGCCATTCAAGCAAGGAGGTACAGATGGGTTCGTATTAACCACGTTGTCTATGACTATTGTCAAGATAAGTCAAGGTTCCCAGTCACCCCACCTGAGTGTCTTGCTGGCATTTGA
- the LOC140181078 gene encoding uncharacterized protein, whose amino-acid sequence MRNSKKPPFISFGPEDQWFDDAPENPPMVITARVGTGLVKRILVDTGADSNIMFRNVFDALGLRDADLTTHQHGVIGLGDHFIKPDGVISLPISVGQSQGRRSAMAEFVILRDSITYNIILGRKTINDVEAIINTKLLVMKFVTDDGSIGSIRGDLEAAVACDNASLSLRKKSKEASGVFLADLDARVDDKPRPEPEGDLEKFMIGDTEEKFTFINKNLPHELKEPLVEMIRANRDLFAWTPADMPGIDPKIMSHHLAVKPEARPIAQRRRKMSTERTEEVAKQTASLLEAGFIREVDYSTWLSNVVLVKKHNGKWRMCVDYSDLNKACPKDCFPLPNIGALVDAAAGYRGNIPKADEQDIQRPHREDS is encoded by the exons ATGCGAAACTCTAAGAAGCCTCCATTCATTTCTTTCGGCCCGGaagaccaatggttcgacgaCGCCCCGGAAAATccacccatggtcatcacggccagagtgggaaccggTCTCGTCAAACGCATCCTTGTTGACACAGGGGCtgactcgaacatcatgttccgcaacgtATTCGACGCACTGGGACTAAGGGACGCCGATCTGACGACTCACCAACACGGGGTCATTGGATTGGGCGACCACTTTATCAAACCAGACGGAGTAATATCCCTGCCAATCTCAGTGGGACAATCTCAAGGCCGAAGATCGGCGATGGCTGAGTTCGTGATCCTCCGAGATTCCATCACCTATAATATCATCCTGGGAAGGAAGACGATCAACGATGTTGAAGCGATAATCAACACGAAGCTGCTAGTCATGAAGTTTGTTACCGATGACGGCTCTATAGGGTCCATAAGAGGAGACCTTGAGgcggcagtcgcttgcgacaatGCCAGCCTCTCCCTAAGGAAGAAATCCAAAGAGGCGTCCGGCGTGTTTCTAGCCGACCTGGATGCCAGAGTAGACGACAAACCCAGACCGGAACCAGAAGGGGACCTGGAGAAATTCATGATCGGTGACACGGAGGAAAAATTCACGTTCATCAACAAGAACCTCCCGCATGAGTTGAAGGAGCCCTTGGTCGAAATGATAAGGGCCAATAGGGATTTGTTCGCCTGGACAccggccgacatgccgggcatagatccaAAAATTATGTCGCATCATCTAGCCGTCAAGCCGGAAGCGCGCCCGATAGCCCAACGGAGGAGAAAGATGTCGACGGAGAGGACAGAGGAGGTGGCCAagcagacggccagcctcctagaagcaggTTTTATACGAGAAGTAGACTATTCGACGTGGCTCTCGAATGTAGTTTTAGTAAAAAAGCACAACGGCAAGTGGAGAATGTGTGTAGACTACTCTGACCTCAACAAAGCATGTCCTAAGGATTGCTTCCCCCTCCCTAACATAGGCGCACTCGTCGATGCTGCGGCGGGCTACCG GGGcaacataccaaaggctgatgaacaggaTATTCAACGACCTCATAGGGAAGACAGttga
- the LOC112706969 gene encoding uncharacterized protein, giving the protein MGVTPFHRSILEVRLPKHFDKPTDMRYDGTQDPLEHLTAFEARMNLEGVGDEVRCRAFPVTLAGPAIRPGITRWFNGLPQGSIYSFSDISRAFLAQFTTRIAKAKNPINLLRITQRQGEPTRKYLDRFNDECLEIDGLTDSVASLCLTNGLLNENFRKHLTTKPVWTMHEIQTVTKEYINDEEVSRVVAANKRQSSYSQPRQQGNGERLKEQTREKAPSKAPRPFPRVGKFTNYTPLTLPIVKVYQQIAKKGILPKPRPLKDRMGGDKNLYCDYHKGYGHQTQDCFDLKDALEQAIREGKLAAFSHLIREPRRRYRDQDEEGKTCSEKRR; this is encoded by the exons ATGGGCGTCACCCCATTCCACCGATCCATCCTCGAAGTCCGGTtgccgaaacacttcgacaaaccaacggacatgaggtacgatggaacTCAAGACCCTCTAGAACACCTCACGGCTTTCGAGGCGAGGATGAATCTAGAGGGAGTAGGGGACGAGGTGAGGTGCCGTgccttcccggtaaccctagCGGGACCCGCGATCag accgggtattacaaggTGGTTTAACGGCCTCCCGCAGGGGTCCATCTACAGTTTCTCGGACATCAGTCGTGCATTCCTGGCCCAGTTTACAACACGAATAGCAAAGGCAAAGAATCCGATCAACCTTCTGCGGATAACCCAGAGACAGGGAGAGCCGACCAGGAAGTACCTAGAtcggttcaacgacgaatgcttggaaaTCGACGGCCTAACCGATTCGGTGGCCAGCCTTTGCCTGACGAACGGCCTCCTCAACGAGAACTTTCGAAAACATCTTACCACGAAACCAGTTTGGACGATGCACGAGATCCAGACGGTAACCAAAGAGTATATAaatgacgaggaagtcagccgagttgtggctgccaataaacggcagtCCAGCTACAGCCAACCTCGGCAACAAGGAAACGGAGAAAGACTAAAGGAACAAACCAGGGAAAAGGCGCCAAGCAAGGCACCAAGGCCATTCCCCCGAGTCGGGAAATTCACCAACTACACTCCGCTCACTCTTCCCATCGTGAAAGTTTACCAACAAATAGCCAAGAAAGGAATCCTGCCGAAGCCCCGACCACTCAAGGACCGCATGGGAGGAGACAAAAACCTCTATTGTGACTACCACAAAGGCTACGGTCACCAAACGCAGGACTGCTTTGACCTGAAGGATGCACTAGAGCAAGCGATAAGGGAAGGTAAGCTAGCAGCATTCTCCCATCTAATCAGGGAGCCAAGGAGACGTTATCGCGACCAAGACGAAGAAGGCAAAACTTGCTCGGAAAAGCGGCGATAA